One Verrucomicrobiia bacterium genomic region harbors:
- a CDS encoding L-histidine N(alpha)-methyltransferase has translation MKAIDLRFDSSRFPQRYEAAFKQNLRERCFDAKWHYETPKQVAAWLRVHEVYSPARTDKEVQRIYQDAFETLSRRSWKQVVSLGCGGAQKDVALFTKIAQDVSGSLPTYTAIDIGSAMALTALLAMRTSFPQLKTFGVVADLVNVEEVDSLSDADTLFLLFGLIPNLEPPAFLKLLQRWKIENGLISVNLASERKMKEILPQYDNLLTKQWLSLLPQDLGFTVRPEEIEIAWQSCPHFPELCRIEASYYLREDTEIYFAGETFSFKKGEKLQLFYSYRYTTDQFASWLKSEKIEIADSWIASSQEEGVFWIEKIINSSRR, from the coding sequence ATGAAAGCGATTGATTTACGTTTTGATTCCAGTCGATTCCCGCAACGTTATGAAGCGGCTTTTAAGCAAAATTTAAGAGAGCGCTGTTTTGATGCGAAATGGCATTATGAAACACCGAAACAGGTCGCGGCTTGGTTGCGCGTGCATGAAGTTTATTCGCCGGCTCGAACTGATAAAGAAGTGCAAAGAATTTATCAAGATGCTTTTGAAACATTGAGCCGTAGATCTTGGAAACAGGTTGTGAGTTTGGGTTGTGGCGGGGCGCAAAAAGATGTCGCGCTCTTTACTAAAATCGCTCAAGACGTTTCGGGCAGTTTGCCGACTTATACTGCGATTGATATTGGCAGTGCGATGGCGTTGACAGCTTTGTTAGCGATGCGCACGAGTTTTCCTCAACTCAAAACTTTTGGAGTGGTTGCGGATTTGGTGAATGTTGAGGAAGTTGATTCTTTAAGTGATGCGGACACATTGTTTTTGCTTTTTGGATTAATTCCGAATTTGGAGCCGCCGGCCTTTTTAAAACTTTTGCAAAGATGGAAAATAGAAAATGGGTTGATAAGTGTCAATTTGGCTTCGGAGAGGAAAATGAAAGAGATTTTACCTCAGTATGATAATCTTCTCACCAAGCAATGGCTAAGTCTTTTGCCACAAGATTTAGGTTTTACAGTAAGGCCTGAAGAAATTGAAATTGCGTGGCAGTCCTGTCCCCATTTCCCTGAGCTTTGTCGGATTGAGGCTAGTTATTATCTTCGTGAAGACACTGAAATCTATTTTGCGGGAGAAACCTTTTCCTTTAAAAAAGGAGAAAAGCTTCAACTGTTTTATTCTTATCGTTATACAACAGATCAATTTGCATCGTGGTTGAAATCGGAAAAGATTGAGATTGCGGACTCATGGATAGCTTCTTCGCAGGAGGAGGGTGTTTTTTGGATTGAAAAAATTATAAATTCCAGCCGCCGCTAG
- a CDS encoding SDR family oxidoreductase, whose product MKKKVILITGAGKKGSLGHALATHLKQNNFAVAIHYFTHQKDAQKLAKTLPDAKNFGADLTKEKEAKNLINQVIKHYGRLDALINCSGLYHPKTLEKLTEQEWNTDFHSTATTCFFTTRAALPYLRKSKKGRVINLGDSSCQKLTPRNLGISYHIGKTGVLLLTKSFAKQEARYGVTVNMISPGILENSLDLDQTPPIPAGRLGKFEDIFFAIDFLLDEKSQYYTGNNLIASGGWNL is encoded by the coding sequence ATGAAAAAGAAAGTCATCCTCATTACCGGTGCCGGAAAAAAAGGATCTCTGGGTCACGCTCTCGCCACGCATTTGAAACAGAATAATTTTGCCGTTGCAATTCACTATTTCACCCACCAAAAAGACGCGCAAAAACTCGCAAAAACATTGCCTGACGCAAAAAACTTTGGCGCAGATCTTACAAAAGAGAAAGAAGCCAAAAATTTGATTAATCAAGTCATAAAACATTACGGGCGCTTGGACGCCTTAATCAATTGCAGTGGCCTTTATCATCCCAAAACTTTAGAGAAACTGACAGAACAAGAATGGAACACCGATTTTCACAGCACTGCCACGACCTGTTTCTTTACCACACGCGCCGCACTCCCCTATTTACGAAAAAGTAAAAAGGGCCGTGTCATTAATTTAGGTGATTCCAGTTGCCAAAAACTCACTCCACGCAACTTAGGCATTTCCTACCACATTGGGAAAACCGGTGTTCTGCTCCTCACCAAATCTTTTGCCAAGCAAGAAGCCCGCTACGGCGTCACCGTCAACATGATCTCTCCTGGCATTTTGGAAAATAGTTTAGATTTAGATCAAACTCCACCGATTCCCGCGGGCCGATTAGGAAAATTTGAAGATATCTTTTTCGCCATTGATTTTCTTTTGGATGAAAAATCGCAATATTACACGGGCAACAATCTTATTGCTAGCGGCGGCTGGAATTTATAA
- a CDS encoding dihydropteroate synthase: MLDLNYLAELRDRYTDALSVKVPAFTLRNKIFDFQKQPHLMGVINLSPDSWYRESVCLTENQAIQRSQLLTLQGADLIDIGAESTLNHAAQIDETLQTSRLIPVIRELNQKNILISVETYQPAVAQACFEAGAAVLNLTGNFESDDLYRPVAEYDGALILCYVQGAHVRAVDNFSFANDMITIMKDYFLPKIDRAQKLGVKRIFLDPGLGFYYKNLQDSERRIRYQMEIFLQTFRLRQLGWPVCHALPHAFENFEEEVRCAEPFFATLALLGKTDLLRTHEIAKVKAVIKTLNALG, translated from the coding sequence ATGCTCGATCTCAATTATCTTGCAGAACTTCGAGATCGCTACACGGACGCTCTGAGCGTGAAGGTTCCCGCTTTTACTTTGCGAAATAAAATTTTTGATTTTCAAAAGCAACCTCACCTGATGGGCGTGATTAACCTTTCCCCTGATTCCTGGTATCGAGAAAGTGTTTGTCTCACCGAAAATCAAGCCATTCAACGAAGTCAACTCCTAACACTTCAAGGCGCAGACCTCATCGATATTGGCGCGGAATCCACCTTAAATCACGCCGCCCAAATCGATGAAACATTACAAACCAGCCGCCTCATTCCTGTCATTCGCGAGCTCAATCAAAAAAATATTTTAATAAGTGTCGAAACTTACCAACCCGCAGTGGCCCAAGCTTGTTTTGAAGCAGGCGCTGCAGTCTTAAATCTAACTGGAAATTTTGAAAGTGATGATCTTTATCGTCCCGTGGCAGAATACGATGGCGCTTTAATTTTGTGTTACGTGCAAGGCGCTCATGTGCGTGCCGTTGACAACTTTTCTTTTGCAAACGATATGATCACCATTATGAAAGATTATTTTTTACCCAAAATTGATCGCGCACAAAAACTAGGTGTAAAAAGAATTTTTCTCGATCCTGGATTAGGATTTTATTACAAAAATCTCCAAGACAGCGAGCGTCGCATTCGATATCAAATGGAAATATTTCTTCAAACTTTTCGTTTACGCCAACTCGGCTGGCCGGTTTGTCATGCCCTACCTCATGCCTTTGAAAATTTTGAAGAAGAAGTCCGATGCGCAGAGCCTTTTTTTGCTACGCTCGCTTTGCTTGGCAAAACAGATTTGCTCCGCACCCACGAAATCGCTAAAGTCAAAGCGGTTATAAAAACATTAAACGCTCTGGGTTAA
- a CDS encoding DegT/DnrJ/EryC1/StrS family aminotransferase, translating into MPTSIPQFDLTRQYAALESEILEQIKQFLPKQSLVLGPAVETFENHVKDYLHSQTAITISSGTDALLVALMALEVGPGDEVIVPAFTFYATASVVARLGAKPVFVDILPDTFNINPKAVQTAITTKTKAIMPVHLFGQSCDLDALLAISEKHQLPLIEDTAQAFGSRWNNQPVGTFGTFGAYSFYPTKNLGTFGEGGLITTQSEKLARIVRALRVHGSEKRYVHFLLGGNFRLAALQALVLDIKLKYVDQWIEKRRKNAQYYLDHLKNVGDLVLPLTHAKAFHSYNQFVIRTQRRDDLRAHLQQQGIGTDIYYPSPLPLQPSFADLNHAEGDFPEADRAAKEVLALPIFPELKEEELASIVAAIKKFY; encoded by the coding sequence GTGCCAACTTCCATTCCACAATTCGATCTCACACGCCAATATGCGGCTTTAGAATCTGAAATCTTAGAACAGATCAAACAGTTTTTGCCAAAACAAAGTTTAGTGCTAGGCCCAGCCGTAGAAACGTTTGAAAATCATGTTAAAGACTATCTCCACAGCCAAACCGCCATCACCATTTCCAGTGGCACCGACGCCTTGCTAGTCGCCCTCATGGCATTGGAAGTCGGACCCGGCGATGAAGTTATCGTGCCCGCTTTTACCTTTTACGCGACCGCCAGTGTCGTGGCACGACTGGGAGCCAAACCAGTATTTGTCGACATTTTACCGGACACGTTCAACATCAACCCCAAAGCTGTTCAAACCGCCATCACAACAAAAACAAAAGCCATCATGCCCGTGCATCTTTTCGGACAAAGCTGTGATTTAGATGCCCTTTTAGCGATAAGCGAAAAACATCAACTCCCCCTTATCGAAGATACAGCACAAGCCTTCGGATCGCGCTGGAACAATCAACCCGTAGGAACCTTCGGAACCTTTGGCGCTTACAGTTTTTATCCCACCAAAAATTTGGGCACCTTTGGCGAAGGCGGCCTTATCACTACCCAATCCGAAAAACTCGCTCGCATCGTGCGCGCCTTACGAGTTCATGGTTCAGAAAAACGCTATGTTCATTTTCTTTTAGGCGGCAACTTTCGCCTCGCCGCTCTTCAAGCACTCGTGCTGGATATCAAATTAAAATATGTCGATCAATGGATCGAAAAACGCAGAAAAAACGCGCAATATTATCTCGATCACTTAAAAAATGTTGGCGATTTAGTATTGCCCCTTACCCATGCCAAAGCATTTCACAGCTACAACCAATTTGTCATTCGCACACAACGTCGAGATGATTTGCGCGCCCATCTCCAACAACAAGGCATCGGCACCGACATCTATTATCCCTCCCCACTTCCGCTCCAACCTTCTTTTGCTGACTTGAATCACGCTGAAGGCGATTTTCCTGAAGCCGATCGCGCCGCGAAAGAAGTTTTAGCTTTACCCATTTTTCCAGAACTCAAAGAGGAAGAACTCGCTAGCATCGTCGCGGCTATCAAAAAGTTTTATTAA
- the rho gene encoding transcription termination factor Rho, which yields MPSYKPFKRRNRGRGGHRRRDEGLPVTDPAEEFNQQQARAQEAESGAPAATSSPSTPEGNGGDSGGNYSAAGPSDYLPSREEASEQEVRAQRPGKRLHLGDLQDMSIPDLQELASKEFEIENYGRLRKHELIFEILKRNSYRSGVMTAEGVVERLNEGYGFVRSPRFSYAPSPDDIYVPPSLIRRYNLKTGDLVSGEIRAPKDKERYFALVKIDKIEGKPAEQLQAKIHFDNLTPLFPNRRIVLESKPEEYAMRAVDLIAPVGFGQRGLIVAPPRVGKTILMQKIANAITKNHPDAYLIVLLIDERPEEVTDMERSVKGEVISSTFDEAPERHVQVSEIVIERARRLAEQKVDVVILLDSITRLARAYNTIQPHSGKILSGGVDANALHKPKRFFGAARNIEEGGSITILATALIETGSTMDTVIFEEFKGTGNMELNLDRALSDRRVYPAVNISKSGTRKEDLLYHKDEMPRVHILRKALSSVPPVEAMELLLERLKKTKSNAEFLMTMNLKE from the coding sequence ATGCCTTCTTACAAACCATTCAAACGCCGCAACCGAGGTCGCGGAGGTCATCGTCGCCGTGATGAGGGGCTGCCGGTTACGGATCCTGCGGAAGAGTTTAATCAGCAACAAGCCCGTGCGCAAGAAGCGGAAAGTGGTGCACCGGCTGCAACGTCTTCGCCTTCAACTCCTGAAGGTAATGGAGGTGATTCGGGCGGTAATTATTCTGCAGCGGGTCCCAGTGATTATTTGCCATCCAGAGAAGAGGCTAGTGAGCAAGAGGTGAGAGCACAACGACCGGGCAAGCGATTGCATTTGGGCGATTTGCAGGATATGTCGATTCCCGATCTTCAGGAGCTGGCTAGTAAAGAGTTTGAAATTGAAAATTACGGTAGGCTTCGCAAGCACGAATTGATTTTTGAAATTTTGAAGCGTAACAGCTATCGCAGCGGTGTTATGACCGCTGAAGGTGTCGTGGAACGGTTGAATGAAGGCTATGGTTTTGTGCGATCGCCGCGTTTTAGTTATGCGCCGTCTCCTGATGATATTTATGTACCGCCTTCTTTGATTCGTCGTTATAATTTGAAGACGGGCGATTTGGTTTCTGGCGAAATTCGCGCGCCAAAAGATAAGGAACGCTATTTTGCGTTAGTGAAAATTGATAAAATTGAAGGAAAACCTGCAGAACAATTGCAAGCAAAGATTCACTTCGATAATTTAACTCCGCTTTTTCCGAATCGTCGAATTGTTTTGGAAAGTAAGCCGGAAGAATATGCGATGCGTGCGGTGGATTTGATTGCGCCGGTAGGATTTGGTCAACGCGGTTTGATTGTGGCGCCGCCACGTGTTGGGAAAACGATTTTGATGCAAAAAATCGCCAACGCCATTACCAAAAATCATCCTGATGCTTATTTGATTGTTTTGTTGATTGATGAGCGTCCGGAAGAAGTGACGGATATGGAACGCTCCGTGAAAGGCGAGGTCATTAGCTCGACTTTTGATGAGGCGCCAGAGCGACACGTGCAGGTTTCTGAAATTGTCATCGAGCGGGCGCGACGTTTGGCGGAGCAGAAAGTGGATGTGGTCATTTTGCTGGATAGCATTACCCGTTTGGCTCGGGCTTATAATACGATTCAGCCGCACAGTGGTAAAATTCTTTCCGGCGGTGTGGATGCCAATGCGTTGCATAAACCCAAACGTTTCTTCGGGGCTGCGCGAAACATCGAAGAAGGGGGTAGTATCACGATTTTAGCCACGGCTTTGATTGAAACAGGTTCGACAATGGACACGGTGATTTTTGAAGAGTTCAAAGGTACGGGAAATATGGAACTCAATTTGGATCGCGCGTTATCGGATCGGCGCGTTTATCCTGCAGTTAACATTTCCAAATCTGGCACTCGCAAGGAAGATTTGCTTTATCACAAAGATGAAATGCCGCGAGTTCATATTTTACGCAAAGCCCTGAGCAGTGTTCCTCCCGTGGAAGCGATGGAGTTGTTGTTGGAACGATTGAAAAAAACCAAGAGCAATGCGGAATTTTTAATGACGATGAATCTCAAGGAGTAG
- a CDS encoding leucyl aminopeptidase: MKWTIIAKGQGSKKLARVRFVFSEDKLPVPSEEFNAKLFSTFFERDKKQLWVGLGEKHKVAACYFSQASGATIQFFQKIGITEAIFDLTHFSNYADDVVEGAVVGGYFFDTFLPEARKLKKRFQQVILEVQKQHVKSVQTLAKQGLIRGEATNFTRSLGDLPGNYVYPEILAQTARDLTKQFSRLKVTVLDEKQLVNDGFGGLTAVGSGSMHPPRLIILEYRGGKPSQRPIALVGKAITFDSGGISIKPADKMDEMKFDKMGGCTVLGVMQAIARLQLKENVVGIVASAENLLSSRSYRPGDVVTTYDGKTIEVLNTDAEGRVVLADALAYARIHFKPTEIIDLATLTGAIIIALGSSRAGLFSNCETLTQQLKTASEAVGEKIWEMPHDEPFHDQIKSDIALVKNTGGREGGSCTAAAFLEKWVEETPWAHIDIAGTAWRTRELPYATKGATGFGVRLLIEYLNQK, encoded by the coding sequence ATGAAATGGACAATCATCGCAAAAGGGCAAGGTTCAAAAAAATTAGCTCGCGTTCGATTTGTTTTTTCTGAGGATAAGCTGCCTGTTCCTTCTGAGGAATTTAATGCAAAACTTTTCAGCACTTTTTTTGAGCGTGACAAAAAACAGTTATGGGTGGGATTAGGCGAAAAGCATAAAGTGGCGGCTTGCTATTTTTCTCAAGCATCAGGTGCGACGATTCAATTTTTTCAAAAAATAGGAATAACCGAAGCGATTTTTGATCTCACGCATTTTTCTAATTACGCCGATGATGTGGTGGAAGGAGCTGTGGTCGGCGGTTATTTTTTTGACACATTTTTGCCCGAGGCGCGCAAATTAAAAAAACGGTTTCAACAAGTAATTTTAGAAGTTCAAAAACAACATGTGAAATCGGTTCAAACGCTTGCAAAACAAGGCTTGATTCGGGGCGAGGCGACAAATTTCACTCGTTCTTTAGGCGATTTGCCGGGAAATTATGTTTATCCTGAAATTTTGGCGCAAACGGCACGAGATTTAACGAAACAATTTTCTCGATTAAAAGTTACCGTTTTGGATGAAAAACAGTTGGTGAATGATGGTTTTGGCGGATTGACTGCAGTGGGTAGTGGCAGTATGCATCCGCCGCGTTTGATTATTTTAGAATATCGCGGTGGCAAACCATCGCAACGACCGATCGCGTTGGTTGGCAAAGCGATTACTTTTGATTCGGGAGGCATTTCAATTAAGCCTGCTGATAAAATGGATGAAATGAAGTTTGATAAGATGGGCGGTTGCACCGTGCTTGGGGTTATGCAGGCTATAGCCCGTTTGCAACTTAAAGAAAATGTGGTGGGCATCGTGGCTTCAGCGGAAAATTTATTGAGTTCGCGCTCTTATCGTCCAGGTGATGTGGTGACAACTTATGATGGTAAAACCATCGAAGTTTTGAACACGGATGCAGAAGGTCGAGTGGTATTGGCAGATGCTCTAGCTTATGCGCGCATTCATTTTAAACCGACTGAGATTATTGATTTGGCGACATTAACTGGTGCGATTATCATTGCGCTTGGCTCTTCTCGTGCCGGGTTATTTTCCAATTGCGAAACTTTAACGCAGCAATTAAAAACAGCGAGTGAAGCAGTAGGTGAAAAGATTTGGGAAATGCCGCATGACGAACCGTTTCATGATCAAATCAAGAGTGATATTGCTTTAGTTAAAAATACGGGAGGTCGCGAAGGGGGATCCTGCACAGCAGCTGCTTTTTTGGAGAAATGGGTGGAGGAAACGCCTTGGGCACATATTGATATTGCTGGAACGGCGTGGCGGACGAGAGAGTTGCCTTACGCCACGAAAGGCGCTACGGGTTTTGGCGTGCGATTGTTGATTGAATATTTGAACCAAAAATAA
- a CDS encoding LemA family protein, giving the protein MKIISIFLAVLVGIFLFGIFSYNRLIGLSQNVDKQWAQVQSVYQRRYDLIPNLVNTVSGAANFEKSTFMEVTQARASVGQININPQSAPSTAQQLAEFEQAQGNLTSSLSRLLAVVENYPDLKASANFQTLQAQLEGSENRIAVERMRFNDAVKSYNTAIKTIPGVFLAGMLRYQERPYFSSTSGAETSPKVEFKF; this is encoded by the coding sequence ATGAAAATTATCAGTATTTTTTTAGCAGTTTTGGTGGGAATTTTTTTATTTGGAATTTTCTCTTATAATCGATTAATTGGCTTATCTCAAAATGTTGATAAACAATGGGCACAAGTGCAAAGCGTTTACCAGAGAAGGTATGATTTAATTCCTAATCTGGTCAACACGGTTTCGGGTGCGGCTAATTTTGAAAAATCCACATTTATGGAAGTCACTCAAGCTCGTGCTTCCGTTGGCCAAATTAATATTAATCCTCAATCTGCTCCTTCAACGGCACAACAATTAGCGGAATTCGAGCAGGCACAAGGCAATCTTACCAGTTCGCTTTCTCGATTATTAGCTGTGGTGGAAAATTATCCTGATTTAAAAGCCAGCGCTAATTTTCAAACTTTGCAGGCTCAATTGGAAGGCTCTGAAAATCGTATTGCTGTGGAACGCATGCGTTTTAATGATGCGGTGAAATCTTATAACACTGCAATCAAAACGATTCCAGGCGTTTTCTTGGCGGGAATGCTGCGCTATCAGGAACGTCCTTATTTTTCTTCAACTTCTGGTGCAGAGACTTCGCCTAAAGTGGAATTTAAGTTTTAA
- a CDS encoding TPM domain-containing protein gives MRKFFLVVLFLLSAWMMRAEVIPHSPPHYFNDFASVVSDETIEQLDKKLEQLEKETTAQVVVAIYPKMQTESSIEDYTLRVAEKWGVGQKGKDNGAVLFVFIQDRKMFLQVGYGLEEKIPDALAKQIIEYQIKPAFKNGDYDLGLKSGVDAICEAINGNYQIDLRESTTKNVVNLDIKKIILSLFTTLGLFLLFIIFLIWLANKITSTKWYKSLPHSSSSSSSSWSSSSSSGSSFSGGGGHFGGGGAGGSW, from the coding sequence ATGCGTAAATTTTTTTTGGTCGTTTTATTCTTGTTGTCCGCTTGGATGATGAGAGCTGAGGTTATTCCTCATTCGCCGCCCCATTATTTTAATGATTTTGCTTCCGTGGTTTCGGACGAAACGATTGAGCAACTTGATAAAAAGTTGGAGCAACTAGAAAAAGAGACCACGGCCCAAGTGGTAGTAGCGATTTATCCAAAAATGCAGACGGAATCTTCGATTGAAGACTACACGCTTCGAGTTGCTGAAAAATGGGGTGTGGGACAAAAAGGAAAAGATAATGGGGCGGTGCTTTTTGTTTTTATTCAAGATCGTAAAATGTTTTTACAAGTGGGTTATGGGTTAGAAGAAAAAATTCCGGATGCACTAGCCAAGCAAATTATTGAATATCAAATAAAACCTGCTTTCAAAAATGGAGATTATGATTTGGGTCTGAAATCAGGAGTAGACGCGATTTGTGAAGCTATCAATGGCAACTATCAAATAGACTTGCGAGAATCAACAACAAAAAATGTAGTTAATTTAGACATTAAGAAAATAATTTTAAGCCTATTTACAACTTTGGGACTATTTCTTTTATTTATAATTTTTTTAATTTGGTTAGCTAATAAAATTACTTCTACAAAATGGTATAAATCTTTGCCTCATTCTAGCAGTTCTTCTAGCAGCAGTTGGAGTTCGAGCTCTAGTTCGGGCAGTAGTTTCAGTGGTGGAGGCGGTCATTTTGGCGGAGGTGGCGCTGGAGGAAGTTGGTAA
- a CDS encoding TPM domain-containing protein, producing the protein MKVKYFLSRLEEQEIIQTITKAEKKTSGEIRVMISSQKIKEPVAFAQRQFMKSKMYRTKERNAVLIMIAPHSQNFAVVGDKGIHEKVGDSFWSEISQAISEHFRKNEFHQGLISGVKRVGDSLAECFPIKQNDRNELSNQPL; encoded by the coding sequence ATGAAGGTAAAATATTTTTTAAGTCGATTGGAGGAGCAAGAAATTATTCAGACGATTACGAAGGCTGAAAAGAAAACTTCTGGCGAAATTCGAGTGATGATTAGTTCCCAAAAAATAAAAGAACCAGTCGCTTTTGCTCAAAGGCAGTTTATGAAATCAAAAATGTATCGCACTAAAGAGCGTAATGCGGTTTTAATTATGATTGCGCCACACTCCCAAAATTTTGCAGTAGTAGGGGACAAAGGTATTCATGAAAAAGTGGGAGATTCTTTTTGGAGTGAAATTTCTCAAGCGATTAGCGAGCACTTTAGAAAAAACGAATTTCATCAAGGGTTAATTTCTGGAGTTAAGAGAGTAGGCGATTCGCTAGCTGAATGTTTTCCCATAAAACAAAACGATCGAAATGAGCTTTCGAATCAACCTCTTTAA
- a CDS encoding DedA family protein, with protein MKEFIDFILHAENHLREFTANYGVWVYALLFLIIFCETGLVITPFLPGDSLLFAIGALAAQQIMDINLLWPLLIVAGILGDSVNYAIGKWIGPKVFHYENNRFFRKDYLMRAHAFYEKYGGRAIVLARFVPIIRTFAPFVAGVGTMTYRKFFFYNVFGAILWVSLFLGAGYFFGNLPFVKSNMKIIILAIIIVSVLPIIWEWWKARKQRPATFTPQ; from the coding sequence GTGAAAGAGTTCATCGATTTTATTTTACACGCCGAAAATCACCTGCGCGAATTTACCGCCAATTACGGTGTTTGGGTGTATGCGCTTTTGTTTCTTATTATCTTTTGCGAAACCGGTTTGGTAATAACCCCCTTTTTGCCAGGCGATTCACTTTTGTTTGCCATTGGCGCTTTGGCAGCTCAGCAGATCATGGATATTAACTTGCTATGGCCTCTGTTGATTGTTGCAGGAATTTTGGGTGATTCAGTAAATTATGCGATCGGAAAATGGATTGGACCAAAAGTTTTCCATTACGAAAACAACCGATTTTTCCGTAAAGACTACCTCATGCGCGCTCACGCCTTCTATGAAAAATATGGCGGTCGCGCCATTGTTCTCGCGCGTTTTGTCCCCATCATTCGCACCTTTGCTCCGTTTGTGGCAGGTGTGGGCACGATGACCTACAGGAAATTTTTCTTTTACAATGTTTTTGGCGCGATCCTTTGGGTAAGCCTTTTTCTTGGCGCTGGCTATTTTTTTGGAAACCTTCCTTTTGTCAAAAGCAATATGAAGATCATTATTTTGGCGATCATCATTGTTTCTGTGCTGCCCATTATCTGGGAATGGTGGAAGGCTAGGAAACAGCGACCGGCGACATTTACACCACAATAA
- a CDS encoding sodium:proton antiporter, with protein sequence MLKVLLFSILLLLGLFGSQWLPGVVGTTYALVGDVIRVLTMIGLSFIMIRVGYEFDIDKSNLRQYGWDYVVALTAASFPWLFATAYFVFVLLPPDTWQTMAAWQETLLAGRFAAPTSAGVLFSMLAAAGLGTTWLFHKARILAIFDDLDTVLLMIPLKMLMVGLAWQLGLIVVIMAVMLVIAYVFLHRVRIPMTWPWVLGYAAGIAVVSELIYKSSKLIDESVPIHIEVLLPAFVLGCIMAYPNRSRNAIDGEAYSHAEIETPIEKRVATVIAAVFMVLVGLSMPKILDTDLAAQGGTMVVAVESTLHAGGAPTAGNMASEVGKARDIGRVTAAQPAMTWQALITHVLIITFLINLGKMFPAFCYRKEVHWRERLAVAIGMWPRGEVGAGVLVISLSYGIGGPIVTVAMLSLALNLLLTGVFIYVVKRLTRPLPTYAELTA encoded by the coding sequence ATGCTGAAAGTCCTGCTTTTTTCCATCCTGTTGCTTCTGGGTCTTTTCGGATCCCAGTGGTTGCCGGGTGTTGTGGGTACCACATATGCTTTAGTGGGCGATGTAATACGCGTTTTGACGATGATCGGTCTCTCGTTCATCATGATTCGCGTCGGGTATGAGTTCGACATCGACAAATCCAACCTCCGGCAGTATGGCTGGGACTATGTCGTTGCGCTGACGGCGGCAAGCTTTCCGTGGCTGTTCGCCACGGCTTACTTTGTTTTCGTCCTGCTTCCGCCCGATACGTGGCAGACGATGGCAGCTTGGCAGGAGACGCTCCTGGCCGGCAGGTTCGCGGCACCGACCTCGGCGGGGGTGCTCTTCTCGATGCTTGCCGCTGCGGGTCTGGGCACGACATGGCTTTTCCACAAGGCACGCATCCTCGCGATTTTTGACGATTTGGACACAGTGTTGCTGATGATCCCGCTCAAGATGCTCATGGTCGGCCTCGCCTGGCAGCTTGGGCTGATCGTGGTGATCATGGCGGTGATGCTGGTGATTGCTTACGTGTTTCTCCACAGGGTGCGCATCCCCATGACGTGGCCGTGGGTACTTGGCTATGCCGCGGGAATCGCTGTCGTAAGCGAGTTAATCTACAAGAGCTCCAAATTGATCGACGAGTCGGTCCCAATACACATCGAAGTCCTACTCCCAGCCTTTGTGCTCGGTTGCATTATGGCATATCCGAATCGCAGTCGCAACGCAATCGATGGCGAGGCATATTCGCACGCGGAGATCGAGACACCTATAGAGAAGCGCGTGGCGACTGTCATTGCCGCCGTTTTCATGGTTCTTGTGGGGCTCTCCATGCCAAAGATTCTCGACACGGATCTCGCGGCGCAGGGTGGAACGATGGTGGTAGCGGTTGAGTCCACACTCCATGCTGGTGGAGCTCCTACCGCTGGAAACATGGCCTCCGAGGTCGGGAAGGCTCGTGACATCGGACGTGTGACTGCCGCGCAGCCGGCGATGACTTGGCAAGCGTTAATCACGCACGTACTGATCATCACCTTCCTCATCAATCTCGGAAAGATGTTTCCGGCCTTCTGCTATAGAAAAGAGGTACACTGGCGCGAGCGATTGGCGGTTGCCATCGGTATGTGGCCCCGCGGCGAAGTGGGCGCGGGGGTTCTGGTGATCTCGTTAAGCTACGGAATCGGCGGACCCATTGTGACGGTCGCAATGCTAAGCCTGGCGTTAAACCTACTGTTGACCGGAGTATTCATCTATGTCGTGAAACGGCTCACGCGGCCACTTCCTACCTATGCAGAGCTTACCGCCTGA